The proteins below come from a single Chitinophaga pinensis DSM 2588 genomic window:
- a CDS encoding DUF6620 family protein — MSQNNPLFEPIHGISLFDYSAANAKLANGVAVDTICAALGVEIPVWEDASQGWTQRMQEDSDFIVITQMGTYFAQAGEHPKLGGLQPAGGAGNAANLQRLATDRYFYEELCGARTAAYEAGLDGAQWIQTNYGISLGDFQEVAMQWMQLQSSLSDEEILEYTNYMDAKRQEYARKFADENGGNIADDVDF; from the coding sequence ATGAGTCAGAACAACCCCCTTTTCGAACCTATTCACGGTATCAGCTTATTCGATTATTCCGCAGCCAACGCAAAACTGGCAAACGGTGTAGCTGTTGATACGATCTGTGCTGCTCTCGGAGTAGAAATTCCGGTATGGGAAGACGCAAGCCAGGGATGGACACAGCGTATGCAGGAAGATTCCGACTTCATCGTAATCACGCAGATGGGTACTTACTTTGCACAGGCTGGCGAACACCCTAAATTAGGTGGTCTGCAACCTGCTGGTGGCGCAGGTAATGCTGCTAATCTGCAAAGACTGGCGACAGACCGTTACTTCTACGAAGAACTGTGTGGCGCACGTACCGCAGCATATGAAGCAGGTCTGGACGGCGCACAATGGATACAGACGAACTACGGTATCTCGCTGGGCGACTTCCAGGAAGTAGCTATGCAGTGGATGCAGTTACAATCTTCTCTGAGCGATGAAGAAATCCTGGAGTACACCAACTATATGGACGCGAAAAGACAGGAATACGCCAGAAAATTTGCCGATGAAAATGGCGGCAATATCGCTGATGATGTTGACTTCTAA
- a CDS encoding glycan-binding surface protein: protein MTRNIFTFIRYMNRLPLYLLILFTVFCAACSKDDGSSGAPPVVTGVSLLDASKTDSTFAGTLPGTLILITGQNLDGIVKIAFNGQAAYFNPTYNTRTHLIVTIPDNAPTEATDPDVPNTIHIITSHGETSYSFTLEIPPPSIVAISNENALAGDSLIIYGSSLWLIDKIVFPGGREVTDFIADDAGTRVGMIMPALGDDTGRLVIQAKYGTAVSDGPLNDHESGNVISNLTADGETGEKAVFNWAYWGANRTTDATLFPGTRGGYLQNIFGGVGVNDGAWWNGNRSGNFNDVPMFTAAIMTEQASSYALKFEISTKEPWTAGVNVLRFGDNYAYRYMPWSGAAGAKFETKGAWQTITVPLSAFKTVADGKEGTGAGAQTMGDLLKAGGVVAFGYRFITEDAPVDVYNAAYDNFRIVKIR, encoded by the coding sequence ATGACCCGTAATATATTCACGTTTATCCGTTATATGAACAGGTTGCCGTTGTATTTATTGATCCTGTTCACTGTGTTTTGCGCTGCCTGTTCCAAGGACGACGGCAGCAGTGGTGCGCCGCCTGTCGTGACAGGTGTCAGTCTGCTGGATGCCAGCAAGACAGACAGTACTTTCGCCGGGACTCTGCCTGGTACTTTAATCCTGATCACAGGACAAAACCTTGATGGTATCGTTAAAATAGCTTTTAACGGGCAAGCGGCGTACTTTAATCCCACTTACAATACCCGTACGCACCTGATAGTCACGATCCCGGATAATGCGCCTACAGAGGCTACAGATCCGGATGTACCCAATACCATCCATATCATCACCAGTCATGGTGAAACAAGTTATTCATTCACCCTGGAAATTCCTCCTCCATCGATTGTCGCCATATCGAATGAAAATGCGCTGGCAGGAGATTCCCTTATCATTTATGGTTCCAGCTTATGGCTGATCGACAAAATCGTGTTTCCTGGAGGTAGAGAAGTAACCGATTTTATCGCAGACGATGCAGGAACCAGGGTAGGGATGATCATGCCGGCGCTGGGGGATGATACCGGGAGACTGGTCATACAGGCGAAATATGGTACGGCTGTCTCGGATGGTCCGCTGAATGATCATGAGAGCGGAAATGTGATCAGTAATCTGACGGCTGACGGGGAGACAGGTGAGAAGGCTGTTTTTAACTGGGCTTACTGGGGCGCTAACAGAACGACAGATGCCACTTTGTTCCCCGGTACAAGAGGAGGCTATTTACAGAACATTTTCGGTGGCGTAGGTGTGAATGATGGCGCATGGTGGAATGGTAACCGTTCGGGTAACTTCAATGATGTACCGATGTTCACGGCTGCGATCATGACGGAGCAGGCTTCCAGTTATGCATTGAAGTTTGAGATCAGCACAAAAGAGCCCTGGACGGCTGGTGTAAATGTGTTGCGTTTCGGAGATAATTATGCGTATCGCTATATGCCATGGTCAGGCGCTGCCGGTGCAAAGTTTGAAACGAAAGGCGCGTGGCAGACGATAACGGTGCCTTTGTCTGCTTTCAAAACAGTGGCAGATGGTAAAGAAGGTACCGGTGCGGGTGCACAGACAATGGGCGACCTGTTGAAAGCAGGTGGTGTGGTAGCTTTTGGTTATCGCTTCATTACAGAAGATGCACCTGTAGACGTCTACAATGCTGCATATGACAATTTCAGGATAGTGAAGATCAGATAG